The following proteins are co-located in the Silene latifolia isolate original U9 population chromosome 1, ASM4854445v1, whole genome shotgun sequence genome:
- the LOC141598233 gene encoding uncharacterized protein LOC141598233: protein MLKLLNKNIRRLCSRLRRRNSNPKIIIKHLGKPNSGNNDYYQHSPKPSTVYPNTQKSHKPIKIATFNAALFSMAPAVPPNSTLPNGPFSDKSNLKPFNDRPKGILKQSPLHPSTTNTNSDTLINRQQKFAKSRLRVSINLPDNEISLGRSRRLDESKSISSFSERSNRTIVDVLRELNADIVGLQEIKAEEGKEMKPLSELASALGMYYVFAESWAPEYGNAVLSKWPIKKSKVQKIFDDSDFRNVLKTTIEVPEVGDVNFYCTHLDHLDENWRMKQINAIIQSNDAPHILAGGLNSLDDSDYSHERWTDIVKYYEDIGKPIPKTEVMKFLKDKQYTDAKDFAGECESVVVIAKGQSVQGTCKYGTRVDYILASPGLQYKFVPGSYSVFSSKGTSDHHIVTADILKVENIQEIDPKNKHHGRKRVVKLTSSSSKGIWSTEMR from the exons ATGTTGAAACTCCTGAATAAGAACATCAGGCGATTATGTTCTCGTCTTCGACGTCGAAACTCTAACCCTAAAATCATCATCAAACACCTCGGAAAACCCAATTCAGGAAACAACGATTACTACCAACATAGTCCTAAACCTTCAACTGTTTACCCAAACACACAAAAATCTCATAAACCCATTAAAATTGCAACATTTAATGCTGCCTTATTCTCCATGGCACCTGCTGTCCCACCAAACTCTACACTACCTAACGGTCCTTTTTCCGATAAATCGAACCTTAAACCCTTTAACGATCGTCCTAAAGGGATACTCAAACAATCTCCTCTTCATCCCAGTACCACTAACACGAATTCCGATACGTTGATAAACAGACAGCAGAAATTCGCAAAGTCGAGATTAAGGGTATCAATAAATTTGCCTGATAATGAAATATCATTAGGGAGAAGTAGAAGATTAGATGAATCGAAATCGATTTCGAGTTTTTCAGAAAGGAGTAATAGAACAATAGTTGATGTTCTTAGAGAATTGAATGCTGATATAGTGGGATTACAAGAGATTAAAGCTgaagaagggaaagaaatgaAACCATTGTCAGAATTAGCATCTGCTTTAGGAATGTATTATGTTTTTGCTGAAAGTTGGGCTCCTGAATATGGTAATGCTGTTCTTTCTAAATGGCCTATCAAAAAATCTAAAGTTCAGAAAATCTTTGATGATTCTGATTTCAG GAATGTGCTCAAGACAACAATTGAAGTACCTGAAGTAGGGGATGTTAATTTCTACTGTACTCATCTTGATCATTTAGACGAAAATTGGCGAATGAAGCAAATTAACGCTATTATTCAGTCTAATGACGCCCCTCATATTCTTGCCGGAGGTCTTAACTCTCTCGACGACTCTGATTACTCTCACGAAAGATGGACTGATATTGTTAAA TACTACGAAGACATTGGAAAACCGATACCAAAGACAGAGGTGATGAAATTCTTGAAAGACAAGCAGTACACTGATGCTAAGGATTTCGCGGGAGAATGTGAATCTGTCGTCGTGATAGCCAAAGGCCAAA GCGTGCAAGGAACATGCAAATATGGTACAAGAGTGGATTATATACTAGCATCGCCGGGTTTACAATACAAATTTGTGCCAGGATCGTACTCAGTTTTCTCGTCTAAGGGTACATCTGATCATCACATTGTAACGGCCGATATATTGAAGGTCGAAAACATTCAAGAGATCGATCCCAAAAACAAGCATCACGGAAGAAAAAGAGTTGTAAAATTAACCAGTTCTTCGTCAAAGGGTATTTGGAGCACAGAAATGAGATAA